The following is a genomic window from Phaseolus vulgaris cultivar G19833 chromosome 6, P. vulgaris v2.0, whole genome shotgun sequence.
AGTTTGAAGATTATATTGAACAAGAAGAAGTTGAAGTTGATGATGAAGGCTATCCAGGAGGGCCATTGGATAAGTCCTTACTTGTTAATTATGAACATCACGTAGCCAAACAGTTGTGGGATGGTTTGGTAAGtaatgaaaaacaaatttttgtatttgttatgTATTCCTGATTATTGATGATATATGTTGATTATTGTAGGATCGTGGTGAGCTGAAGGTCGTTTCACATGGGAGGAAGATAAATAAGTTAGGAGCACCTCATGAGCGCATAGAAGCTGCTGTAGAATTGTCTGGCTTAGGTGGTCTGCTTCATGCTAGTTATGAGAGTCTAGACCGAGGACTGCTGTGTGCTTTTGTAGAGAGGTGGCATGCAGAGACAAACAGTTTTCATTTACCGGTTGGGGAGATGACCATCACTCTTGATGATGTGTCAAATTTATTACATTTACCCATTGTCGGTCAGTTTTACACACAGGAAACCTTAGATTCTGATTCGGCGACTGATTTATTGGTAGAAGCCCTCCATGTTGACCATGCACTTGCATCTGAAGAAACAAGACACTGTCGGGGAGCTCATGTGTGCCTTAGCTGGTTAAGAGAAGTGTATCAAGATGCATGCTCAAGGAGGCAGTGGACTGTGGCTGCCAGAGCATACTTACTTCACCTTGTCGGTTGCACTATTTTTGCGGACAAGAGTGCTACATCAGTAAGTGTGTTTTATCTTGGATTTTTTGTTGATTTGAGGCTCACCGGGGGATATTCTTGGGCAGCAGCTGCCCTAACTCACATGTATGAACAGCTAGGAGATTGTAGTTATGCAAATACAAAGCAACTAGCTGGTTATGCAACATTGTTGCAGGGGTGGATTTATGAGCATTTCCCGTCTATAGGGATGAGACGTATGCAAGCATTGTATTCTGAAGATCAACCTCGGTGCAGGCTGTATGATGCTGGAAAAGGTACTTCAATTGTTGTTGTACGATCACAGTTGGATACATTGACACCAGCTTTCATTCGGTTTTGTCCATACAACGAGCACAGGGAAGAACGTCCATTCGAGTGGATTTCCTTATTCTGTGGTTATTTGAGGCTTGGAAATTGGACACAGCTGCACATGCCAGAACGTGTTCTGCGTCAGTATGGCTATACACAGATCATCCCTCGCAACCCATCTGTAATTGGACATGGTCATTCGGATACAAATGAAATGGACCGTCGATGGTTACATTTCAATGATTATGTCATACATGACTATGCCATAGCACGTCATCCTGACGCTTGCGTTCAAGAGTACATGGGTTGGTTTAGATCTGTATCACATCCATATGTGATTAATACAGATGAGGATGACCGTCCTGTACCGGTACCCTCAGATGCACGTCATCACGAAGCAGTGCCAAGTCATCATGAGGAGTCACATCCTGCTCTGGTATGCTTCTAACCTTGTTAAGATATTAAtttctattgtttttttctAATAGTATGTCATTCATGCTTGTAGGGTATTTGTCGTAGAATTACAGAGACATTGCAGCCATTACTTGATCATGGCGATGTCGTGGAGGGCAGCCCTGTTTGGGAAGGCATACAAGCAGCCATTACGTTAGCACGAGGAGCGACTGATCAAATAGCTGTTTATGTCAGGAGACATGCACGTAGGAATGATTGATTAGGATTTCTCAATATGTCAGATGTATTACGATTTCTTTATATGTTTCAATATGATCCTTATATGTTTCAATATGATCATTAGTACAGAAATCACTGGCTTACGCATATATTTATCCGTAGGCAAAAGTATGACttacggatatttttatccgtaggcaTAACAGTGACttccggatttttttatccgtaGGCATAACAGTGACttccggatttttttatccgtaGGCATAACAGTGACTTCCGAATTTTTTTATCCGTAGGCATAACAGTGACttccggatttttttatccgtaGGCATAACAGTGACTTCAGTGAATATTGTAGGACAACTGCAAATGTACTAAACATCCATAAATCTAAATTATGCTATTACAAATGTTATAATTACAAATATCGTCTAATGGACATTAGTTGGGTATAAACTTGTATCCGGCTAGTGTAGTATGTTGACCAAGTTTGGGCCGCCGGATAACGATGTGATGCCCACAATATATCCGTAGGTGGAATTGGACAACCATCTTTGAGCTTGACCTATAAAGGTAATAAATATAAGGTACACAAATCTTGATTTAGCACATCAATCTTGATTGGTTTAGTTTAAACCTGGACAAAATGATTTCCGTGGACATGTCCAATTGCAATGATTCGGTGTTGACGGAAGTTACTTGGTGCTTGGGTTCTTAAAGGAAAAATACTCAATGATTGTAACATGGACAAAGAAACAAGAATGACATTATACCGATTTGCAATAACATATCCCATGTCTGGAATTGTCATCCACTTATCTGTTCCTGCCTGCAAGTACAATTGACAAACAAAGTTAAATAAAGAAATGCAATGTAAAAATGAAATGGTTTTAGTGGTTGGTACCATAGACATGTGTTCCACTAGAAGTGAGTTCTTCAAGTATTCATATCTATCATCACCACCAAAGAGTTGAACATATTCTTGTCTCCATTCACTTAgttcttttaacaaattcatTCGAACAACAGCCCATGACTCCTCTCCCATTCCCAATTGGGCAGCAACAGCACGGTAGCCACAATGGCCATCAGCCCTAACGTCAACAACATCAACAATATATGGATAATACCCTACAGGGAACTGATCAAGGAAAGGAATACATTTTGCTGGTACAATTTCTGGTAAGACTACATCCACACCTACTTTTATCAAACCCCACTGATTTAACCCTATCAAGTTCTTCTGAAATAAGGTTCAAAGCATATTTAGACACAAAACCTAACAATTTTTTGTAAGTTGTAACCTTGAACCGATGTCCAACCACATGCAAACTCTTTTGGAATGAATCTTTGATTGCATTATGTTGTAAAATAATCATCTTATTGATGGAATCCCAGCAGAAACATAAATCCCCCATCGAATTCTGAAGAACTCTCTTTAGGCTCCAGTGTGCCGCCTCAACTCTGTTACTTGTTGTGTTTCCTAAGTGCATCACCTTATCTATCCATGCCttgacaaatttttctttatgtgGACGTAACCATGTATCCATCACATAATCAACAAATATAGGCCATGGAGAACAGACAACTCGAGAGCATTGACACGATCTTCAAAGGCCTCAACAATATCACAATCCACAACAGATCCCCACACTTCCATTACTTGATCCCATGCCTCTCTTGGATGCaccaacattttacattttgctttcacatttttatcaatgtgaaaCCGACATAGCAAATTATAAGCTTCAGGAAACACCATTCTAATTGCATTCATTAAGGCAACATCTCTATCACATACCACCACCCTAGGGCATGAATCAACTCTTAAAAACAACCCTTTAAGTCTGTCAAGGgcccaaaaaaaattattttccttttctgctGCTAGTAAACAAAATGCAACGGAGAAAGTCAAACCTGTAGACGTAATCCCAACAACCTCAAGTAACGGCATCCTATACTTGTTCGTCTTGTACGTACTATCCATTAATATGACAATGTTAAATGAGTTCACCAATTTTACTGAATCTGGGTGTGTCCAAAATATATCTTGCACAATATTAGAGACCTCATCGCACCTACACCAATGCACGTACCTGTCTCGCTCTAGTAACAACATCAGTTGTTGCATTTCTGTTCTGTGACCTCGTTGTGATCTTCGGTGAACAGTGATTGCATTATAAACCTGCTTAATCGTTGTCACAttcttttcatttctctctttcatggttagtaaaatatttcttgGCTTCACCGCAGTTTTACTCATATCCTCAACCATAACCTTTTCCTCTATACTTAACCTTCCAGCATAGGGATGACCCACCATTGTCTCTGCCAATTCATGATTGTGAGAACCACAAATTAATTCCACCTTCCACCCTTGACCACCTTTGACTGGTTTGCCTCGCAATCTGAAAGGACACTCACACTTCCTACTTCCAGTTTGACTGACATCTACTTCTTTTTATACCGTCTGTATTTACCTCCTCTCTCACAACCTAACAATACATAGGTCATCCTTCCTCGTTGGCCCGTCCATGTATCTGACCTTAATATAACAATGACAAACCCATAACTATAGCCAACACTTCTTGCCCAATCTAACAGCTCATCTCGATCACGAAATACCTACAATAACattcttaaaaatttaaaagaacatCTTGATCATCAtgccaaatttaaaaataattcatataaaaaacaTTCACAACCCAACATTGACCATACCTCATTTGTAGAAAATGCCCCACTACATTCATGTGCCCTGTGTTCATTATCTAATGCGTTATAACTTGTTGACTGCTCCAGATCAACATCATCTAATCCATCCCACACATTAATCTCCCCTAAAACTCCCATGTATGACTCTGTTGTATCCATTCGGTTGCTGAAAAAAATTAACACTTCACTTCCGGATAAATTAATCCATAACCAAAAAAATATCAACAGTTAACTTACGGATATATATATCCGTAAGGCAATATTATGAACTACGGATATTTTCATCCGTAAGGCAAATACTAGTCCCGGATATTTTCATCCGTAAGGCAATATTATGAACTACGGATATTTGCATCCGTAAGGCAAATACTAGTTTCGGATATTTTCATCCGTAAGGCAAATATGAACTACGGATATCAGCGTCCGTAGGCAAATCCTAGTTCCGGATATTATTATCCGTATACAAAATTTTGACTtccggatattaatatccgtagGCAGAAAATTTGAATTCCGGATTCCGATATCCGAGACCAGCTGAGCTCGAGAAAATAACCAAAGACGAACGAAAATGGCTTACTTACCTCATTAACTTGCCAAACGAAGCTTACACTCAACTTAGCAACAATGAACGAAGCACAACCTTCTCTTTTGCAGCTCAAACCAAAGCTTCACACATTCATGAACTTCTTTTTCCTCACCATTCAATGTTTTCATAAATGAAGAAGACAAGGGCATTTTtggaatttaaaaaatgtatcgGGTGCCAATCACAATTgatcgggtgcaggaagcaattgccatcACATACGAACAACGCAGCTCAACAGAAAAGCTTAGTAACTACCTTTCAATTTAAAGCTAAGCATGGCGCCAAAAAAACGAAAGCAGTAGCAGCAGCATTGTGGTGATTGTTGAGTAGAGAGAAGAGAATGTAGTGGTGCAGCGATTCACGCGATGTGGAAGTTGTTGTCGCCGACGACGAGGGATTTTCAGTTTCATGTTCTCAGGGCCATCGATCTTCGTTGAACCTCCAAACTCACGACGGCGCTTCCATCTGCCTCGTCTgcttctccaacctcctctcCAATCCTCTCTCCCCAACCGTCCATGTCTCCTACGCTCTCTCCCAGCTCTCTCGATCCTTCTCACTTCCTCACTTCCTTCAACCGCTTCTCACCTTCCACCCTCACTTCTTCCTTTCGCCTCTCGTCGCCGCCCTCTCCTCCTTCCACGACGAACCAATCGCCGCTCAGCTCACGCATCTCATCCTCTCCCTCTCTGCGTCCGCCGATCCTTCCGTTTCCCGCGAATTCGTCGCTAGGGTTTCCGATCGCATCACTTCCGGTGCTTTCGGTTGGTCTTCCCCTCAGCTGCACATGGTGATTTCAGTTTCCCTTCCGCATTTTTACCTTGTCAATTAActgtttgaataaattttttagtaacCTTTTATAAGTAGGAAGTAAGATAAATTTAGCTTTCTTCGATAgctaaaatcaatttatataattaacaaTTTCATGAACTGAAGTGTTTAAGTTTATTTTAACTTCATTAAAGTattcaattcattttttaaaagtgtttatACTTATAGACTAGTTTATCCATACATAACTTAGGATTCACCCTAGATATGATTGCCTATTACAGAAGTTAATAATCTTATTATACCTAAATGGAAATTTTTATGGATTGTTTCTATTGTTCTGAATGGACAGGTTCACTGCCTTGGGGCTCTTCTGAATAGTGAGAAGGATGATGATCTCCATAAACACATAAAAGACATTTGTAGCCTCATTTCTGTTCTTGTTACGGGCCTTCGATTTCCGAGGTATTGTTCACATATATTATGCTTTGGATACTTGCTGTACCGaggaatttaaaatttatttcacgTGGTAAGTCCTTTGCTCGCTCCGTGCAGTGAGGAGATCCGAGGGGAGGTCCTCTTTGTCCTTTATAAACTATCTGTTCTTCAGAGTACATTAGCAGAGGGAGAAGGAAGTGATATGTTGATTCCCTTTTGTCCACAGATATTGTACCTGTTGGTCGATGTGCTCATGGAGACTGACGATGTTCGCTTGAATTGTATTGGTCCGTTATCAAGTTCTCAGTATTTTTGTTCCTTGAAAAGAAAACTCCAAACTTCTTTTTGGTTGTCTtgtttgttttaactttttcgTGAAGCCTATTTTGGATGGGTAGACTAGAGATTGACATTAGGACGTTGTCTCAAACGGATACTCAACTACATAACTACTCATAGTACTAGATACAAAGGTGGTATAGAACACTAGACTTTTACATGTTGACAATATGAAGACAAAAAACACTGGCATGCCATGCATTACATCTGATGACCATTTGTTTCATGAATTTCAATGGAAAGGTTGATTACCTGTTTGTATCTTTCTCCAAGAGTTTGCATCCGTATCCTGCATCATCCGAATTACCAAAGTTGCTGGCTTAATGAACGAGTGGTTAACGTTAAAATTCCAGGGATGGTTAAAAGTCAGTAGTATGGCCATAGTTCACAGAATAGATATCAACAACTGTAAGATGCTATAGTTTACAACATAATTgtcatttttgtttcttttttgaATGACAGTTTACATTTTTGTTAATTAGCACTTTTGACCATTCTGGCTCGAAGACGTTTGCTCAGGGAAGAATGTGCATATGATGCTTGTAACATCTCTTCCAATGGAGGAGTTAACTCTAAAGAAACTGAAGATGGAACCAGGGGCACATCTCTGGTAAATCTGTTTGCTGAAGCCATCAAAGGCCCATTACGTCGTCAGACAGTAAAGTTCAAATCGGCACTATAGATTTACTCTTTCACTATTTGTCTTCAGTCAAAACTTCAGACTATGAGATTCGAGTCTTGGTGGAAGAAAAT
Proteins encoded in this region:
- the LOC137833448 gene encoding protein MAIN-LIKE 1-like, whose amino-acid sequence is MVRTRGGGSSNLDRVRPTASIRRKRGGSSTSIPNEEFEDYIEQEEVEVDDEGYPGGPLDKSLLVNYEHHVAKQLWDGLDRGELKVVSHGRKINKLGAPHERIEAAVELSGLGGLLHASYESLDRGLLCAFVERWHAETNSFHLPVGEMTITLDDVSNLLHLPIVGQFYTQETLDSDSATDLLVEALHVDHALASEETRHCRGAHVCLSWLREVYQDACSRRQWTVAARAYLLHLVGCTIFADKSATSVSVFYLGFFVDLRLTGGYSWAAAALTHMYEQLGDCSYANTKQLAGYATLLQGWIYEHFPSIGMRRMQALYSEDQPRCRLYDAGKGTSIVVVRSQLDTLTPAFIRCTCQNVFCVSMAIHRSSLATHL